The nucleotide sequence GCGTATCGTGCAGCAGGCCGCTTACCCCACTCTCGCGCAGCTTCTCCGCGAAGAGCAAAATGCCCTCCGGCGGCAGCTGGCGGACAACTTTGCCCGTCTCCCGTGCCTGAATTTGAACGATCAACCGGTTGGTCCCCTCGGCTACGGTGACCTTGGCCTGGAATTTATTGAAATCCAGCCGCCGATTCAGGTCCTCGACAACTTTCCTGACCTGTTCCAGATCCACTTCAGGCCGCGGAGGAGGCGGAGGAGGGGCTGCCGCCGTCTGCGGCGCAGGCGCGGATTCCACGGCCGGAGCGCCACCGCCCGAGGGCAGGGGCACCGGCTGCGGTTTGGGCACCGCTCCACCGACAACTTGCTGAACATTCAGCCCTGTATCCATTATCGACTCTCCGCTGAAGGCATCATCCGCTCCGGCCGGGGGAGCCGGGCCCATCCTTGGGCCCGACCCGCCCCAAACCGGGCGTTTACCTTCGTGATGCTACTGCCCTGTCCCCTACTCTCCCGCGCTTTACGCGAGGAGCTGAAGCACGGCCTGCGGGATGGCGTTGGCCTGGGTCAGAATGGCCGTACCCGCCTGCAGGAGGATCTGGTTCCGGGTGAACTGCACGGTTTCATCCGCGAAGTCCGCGTCCCGGATGGCGCTTTCTGCAGCCGCCAGGTTCTCACGGGCGACGCCCAGACTCGAGATGGTGGATTCCAGGACGTTCGCCTGGAAGGCACCGAGTTCACCACGAGCCGTCGTCACCTGGTCGATGGCGGCATCAATCAGCTTCAGTCCATCGCGCGCGCCCTTTTCGGTCGTCACGTCAATCTGGGAGACGTTCGCGTTCACGAGCGGCTGCTCGAGGCCGGTGGCCGTCTTGCCGAGCTGCGCCGCGCGCACGTCCGGCAGCTTCTGGGTGACCGTCTGGCCGGCGTTCGCGCCGACCTGGAAGACGAGCGAGCCCTGGTTCACGGTAATCGTCAACCCGGTCGGGTCAACCGTGCCGGTGAACTTGACGGCGAGGCCGTCGGCCGAGTTTCCGGCCGAGGCCAGGGTGAGGGTCTGCCCGACGCCCGTGGCGGCAATGGTGTTGATGGTGCCCGCCACGTTCGTTCCCTCGACAGTCACGGCCGCGGTCCCGACCGTGAGGTGGAAGCCCAGGGTCAATTCACGGTTCGAGGAAACGGTGTTCTTGCCGCCCGTGGCGGAATTGTTGCCGAAGGCGTCGTTCGTGAGCTTCAGCGTGCTGCCCTTGGTGACGGCAAGGTCGGTATCGGCCGTGAAGGTGGCGCCGACGCCGACGCCCGCCGTATCGAGCTGCTGATTCAGAACGCCCGCGAGGTTGCTCAGCAGCGTCCCGCTGGCGATGGTCACCACGGTCGCGGCGTTGAACGTGAGCGTCTCGCGCAGCAGCTTGACGGCGCTCGCGCCCTGCTTGACCTGGGTGGTGGGGGCCAGGGACGCACTGTAGGCCAGGGCGTCGCCGAGGTCGTCCACCTCCGCGGCCGCCAGGGCCACTCCGGCGATGACCTCCGCTCCATTGAAGCCGATGGTTTCCGCGCCGTTCGACGCGGCCGTGTTGGTGATCTTCACGTTAATCTGGGACTTGGCCGACACAAAAGCGGTGGCGTTGTTGCCGAATACCACGAAATCGCCAAGGTTGGAGTCGCTCGCGTTCAGGGCGGCGGCGATATCGGCTTCTACGCCACCAGCAACGATTTTATGAATCTTGACGGTAAAGACAGCGGTGTCTTTATCGAACGTAACAGAGTTCAGCGTGAAGTTGGCGTTCGCGGCCTGGTTGGCGGTGCCGTTCTTTGCGCCGGCGTCGGCGAGGGCCTGGCCCAGCGCCTTCTTGCCGGTGGCATCGAGGCCGTTGCCGAAGTCCACCGTGAAGGTGACGTTAAAGTTGTTCGTGATGT is from bacterium and encodes:
- a CDS encoding flagellar protein FlaG; protein product: MDTGLNVQQVVGGAVPKPQPVPLPSGGGAPAVESAPAPQTAAAPPPPPPRPEVDLEQVRKVVEDLNRRLDFNKFQAKVTVAEGTNRLIVQIQARETGKVVRQLPPEGILLFAEKLRESGVSGLLHDT
- a CDS encoding flagellin yields the protein MIISENLRAQVAGLSQAIKNSENGVNLIKTAEASLDEVLKQLRSIRTLALDALNTGAGDAVGRRADQTQITSSIATLTRIASNTQFGTKKLLDGTSGVSGTSSDESILTFVSASSLTQTGTFAVAGITAATQGSKSLTINNEFQTAVTGGTAAVDLGSNKFVAFQVDFGVGLTATDAKTLGTDLTDAGLKDDTSVTGVTVRFNEQDATAYVVIDQTTGGFTTAGLDNPLLTALNGTTLGKFVTFNEDNPAGDQLVVGSKFAGLALSVTDISQGTGQVAGTSAASVAVDATADQNITNNFNVTFTVDFGNGLDATGKKALGQALADAGAKNGTANQAANANFTLNSVTFDKDTAVFTVKIHKIVAGGVEADIAAALNASDSNLGDFVVFGNNATAFVSAKSQINVKITNTAASNGAETIGFNGAEVIAGVALAAAEVDDLGDALAYSASLAPTTQVKQGASAVKLLRETLTFNAATVVTIASGTLLSNLAGVLNQQLDTAGVGVGATFTADTDLAVTKGSTLKLTNDAFGNNSATGGKNTVSSNRELTLGFHLTVGTAAVTVEGTNVAGTINTIAATGVGQTLTLASAGNSADGLAVKFTGTVDPTGLTITVNQGSLVFQVGANAGQTVTQKLPDVRAAQLGKTATGLEQPLVNANVSQIDVTTEKGARDGLKLIDAAIDQVTTARGELGAFQANVLESTISSLGVARENLAAAESAIRDADFADETVQFTRNQILLQAGTAILTQANAIPQAVLQLLA